The following is a genomic window from Thioclava electrotropha.
TCGGGGATGAGGGACAAAACCGAACAAAACGGCTTGGCACGCCGTATCGAAGCCGCGCGCGCCCGAATGGGGCGGTTCGCGCAGGATGAGGATGGAGCGGTTTTCATCTTCAGCCTGCAGGTTTTGATCGTGCTGATGGTCATTGGCGGCATCGCGATTGATTTCGTCCGCCAAGACGAACGCCGTACGCTTATCCAAAGTTCGCTCGACCGAGCCGCGCTCGCCGCGGCCAATCTGGATCAGACGCTCGATCCCGCGACCGTGGCGAAAGACTACCTCTCCACCAGCGGCCTCGACTATCTCAATATTGAGCCCGTGGTCGAAGAGGGCCAGCAGAAGGAATACCGCCGCGTGGCAATGACCGCGCAGGACGACATGCCGACGATCTTCGGCGACCTGATCGGCTTCGGCGTCAAATCCTTCCGCTCGAACACCCACGCCCAAGCCGAGGAATCCATCGGCAATGTCGAAATCTCGATGGTTCTCGACGTCTCCGGCTCGATGGGTCAAACGGATTCCGGCTCCTATTACGGCGAGACGAAGATCGCCTCGCTGCGCGATGCCGCGACGAATTTCACCAACAAGATGTTCGACAATGTCCAACCCCCGGGCGCGCCTCCCGGACGCCTTTCGATCTCGATCGTGCCGTACAATCAGCAGGTCTCGCTCGGCCCGGATCTGGCCTCGGTCTATAACCTGTCGTCCGATCACAGCTACAACACCTGCGCAGACGTGCAGCTTCAGGGGTTCAACAGCGTGAGCCTGCCGACCACCGGCCTGCAGCGCACCATGTATGGCTGGAGCTACGATTTTATCGGCCAGAACATGTATGTCCGGAAATACCTCAGCAACTCCGGCGAGAACTGCTACGAGCACAGCTATTCCGACGTCATGGCCTTCGAGGACAACCAGAACGACGTCGTGAACAAGATTGCGTCGCTGCGTGCAGGAGGTGACACAGCGATCGACATCGGCGCCCGCTGGGGCTTCGCGCTGCTCGACCCTTCGGCCAAACCGGTCTCGGCTGCTCTGGTCCAAAACGGGACGATCTCCGCTGATGTGGACGACCGCCCCCTGCCCTATCCCGCGACCGGTCAGAGCATCGACGAACGCTCGATGAAGGTGATGATCCTGATGACCGACGGTCAGAACACACGCACCTTCTCGATGCGGATGCAGTATCGGACGGGCGATTCCGGCCTGTTCTCTGTCGACAGTTCGACGGCCTTCAATGACGACAGCACGACGATGTCGCACATGTACTGGTTCTCGCAGGACCGCGCGAATCTGGGCGAGCCCCCCTATTATTCCTTCGCGGATCGCAATTGGTACGCACCGGAGGACATCGGTGCCTACACGACCACGCAGGAATGCCATTATGAACGGCACGGCTGGAAGTGGAAGGAGGTCTGCGAAGATGTACACAAGTTCGAGCATCGTGATCTGCATGTGATCGACTGGCGCACCGTCTGGAGCAAAGGATGGACGCTGCAATATGTGATCCAGACCTTCCTTCTGCCGCCGCGTCAGCGCCTAGACCCGCAAGAATCCGTGGCTTCGATCTACGACGAGATGGCGATCTCCTCGATGTTCTCGGAGAAGGACAAAAACCTGCACGACGTGTGCCAGGCCGGGAAAAGCAAGGATATCATCGTCTTCACTGTGGCCGTGGATGCGCCCCAGAGTGGCAAGACGGCGCTCGCCGATTGCAGTTCGGGTCCGAGCTACCAGTACGACGTCGACTCCGCCAATCTCGCGGATGCGTTTTCCTCGATCGCGACGCAGATCTCTACCCTGCGCCTGACGAACTGACCGGAGAGCGCAGAGCATGGCACTGAGGCTGACACATAAACGAGCCTTCCTGAAGGCGGAGGACGGCGCGGTGACGATCCCCGCCCTGCTCTGGATCGTGTTCCTGATCTTCTTCATGTTCGCCGGCATCGAGCTGGGCGTGATCTTCATCAAGCAGACCCTGCTGACCCGCGCGACCGAAGCCACGAGCCGGATCATCCGCATCGGGAACTACTCCAGCATCGACGAGAAAACGCTGCGCCACGAAATCTGCAAACAGGCGGGCTTCTTCGGGAGCAGCTGCATGAACCGGGTTTCGGTCGAGATGTTCCAGGTCGACAAGACGAACTGGACCTCCTCGATCGCCAATCACCCGGTGCGCTGCGAGGATTTCTCGGACGTAACCAAGCCACCGCCTGCCGGCACGCTGGAATCCGCCGCCCCGGATCAATTGATCCTCGTGCGTGTCTGCCTGCGCGAAAAGCCGATGCTGCTGGAAGATTTCATTGCACAAGCCTTCCTCGAAGCATCGCCGGTCGGCGCGGATGGCGATTATGCCTTGGTGGCAACGACCGCG
Proteins encoded in this region:
- a CDS encoding TadE/TadG family type IV pilus assembly protein, with translation MALRLTHKRAFLKAEDGAVTIPALLWIVFLIFFMFAGIELGVIFIKQTLLTRATEATSRIIRIGNYSSIDEKTLRHEICKQAGFFGSSCMNRVSVEMFQVDKTNWTSSIANHPVRCEDFSDVTKPPPAGTLESAAPDQLILVRVCLREKPMLLEDFIAQAFLEASPVGADGDYALVATTAIVIEPAVASAAGGT
- a CDS encoding TadE/TadG family type IV pilus assembly protein yields the protein MRDKTEQNGLARRIEAARARMGRFAQDEDGAVFIFSLQVLIVLMVIGGIAIDFVRQDERRTLIQSSLDRAALAAANLDQTLDPATVAKDYLSTSGLDYLNIEPVVEEGQQKEYRRVAMTAQDDMPTIFGDLIGFGVKSFRSNTHAQAEESIGNVEISMVLDVSGSMGQTDSGSYYGETKIASLRDAATNFTNKMFDNVQPPGAPPGRLSISIVPYNQQVSLGPDLASVYNLSSDHSYNTCADVQLQGFNSVSLPTTGLQRTMYGWSYDFIGQNMYVRKYLSNSGENCYEHSYSDVMAFEDNQNDVVNKIASLRAGGDTAIDIGARWGFALLDPSAKPVSAALVQNGTISADVDDRPLPYPATGQSIDERSMKVMILMTDGQNTRTFSMRMQYRTGDSGLFSVDSSTAFNDDSTTMSHMYWFSQDRANLGEPPYYSFADRNWYAPEDIGAYTTTQECHYERHGWKWKEVCEDVHKFEHRDLHVIDWRTVWSKGWTLQYVIQTFLLPPRQRLDPQESVASIYDEMAISSMFSEKDKNLHDVCQAGKSKDIIVFTVAVDAPQSGKTALADCSSGPSYQYDVDSANLADAFSSIATQISTLRLTN